The proteins below are encoded in one region of Limnochorda pilosa:
- a CDS encoding sugar O-acetyltransferase: protein MRSEKEKMLAGELYDASDPQLVAERRRARLLLQALNATRDDQPEERARLIRELFGAAGEGTWIEPPFYCDYGSHITLGDGVFFNFNCVVLDVMPVTIGHRVLIGPAVQIYTATHPVSAAERRKGLELARPVAVGDDVWIGGGAILCPGVRIGSGSVIGAGSVVTRSIPEGVLAAGNPCRVLREVER from the coding sequence GTGAGAAGCGAGAAGGAGAAGATGCTGGCGGGCGAGCTGTACGACGCGTCGGACCCTCAACTGGTCGCGGAGCGCAGGCGGGCGCGCCTTCTCCTGCAGGCGCTGAATGCGACCCGGGACGATCAGCCTGAAGAGCGGGCGCGCCTCATTCGGGAGCTCTTCGGGGCTGCGGGGGAGGGGACCTGGATCGAGCCGCCTTTCTACTGCGACTATGGGAGCCACATCACCCTGGGCGACGGTGTCTTCTTCAACTTCAACTGCGTGGTGCTCGACGTGATGCCGGTCACCATCGGCCACCGGGTGCTGATCGGGCCGGCGGTCCAGATCTACACGGCCACCCATCCCGTGAGTGCGGCCGAGCGGCGCAAGGGGCTCGAGCTGGCGAGACCGGTCGCGGTGGGCGACGACGTCTGGATCGGGGGCGGGGCGATCCTCTGCCCCGGCGTCCGCATCGGCTCAGGGTCGGTGATCGGCGCGGGCAGCGTCGTCACCCGGAGCATCCCGGAAGGGGTCTTGGCTGCGGGCAATCCCTGCCGGGTCCTTCGCGAGGTGGAGAGGTAG